In Deltaproteobacteria bacterium, a single genomic region encodes these proteins:
- a CDS encoding MmcQ/YjbR family DNA-binding protein has protein sequence MLAKLRAICLAQPGALEKLSHGEPTWFRGPKGKVFAMFDDHHHGAPHISVWLAATMDQQEALVAAEPARYFRPPYVGHRGWVAAVLDDSPDWRAVEALVREAFALVAPTRASRGASSSAASSRAARPSSQASARTTPPRRTKSATRPR, from the coding sequence GTGCTCGCGAAGCTCCGCGCGATCTGTCTCGCGCAACCGGGCGCGCTGGAGAAGCTCTCCCACGGCGAGCCGACGTGGTTTCGCGGACCCAAGGGCAAGGTGTTCGCGATGTTCGACGATCACCACCACGGTGCGCCGCACATCTCGGTGTGGCTCGCCGCCACGATGGATCAGCAGGAGGCCCTGGTCGCGGCCGAGCCCGCGCGCTACTTCCGGCCGCCGTACGTCGGTCATCGCGGCTGGGTCGCCGCCGTGCTCGACGACTCGCCCGACTGGCGCGCGGTCGAGGCGCTCGTGCGCGAGGCGTTCGCACTGGTGGCACCGACGCGTGCGTCACGGGGCGCGTCGTCGTCCGCCGCATCCTCGCGCGCGGCTCGTCCATCCTCGCAGGCCAGCGCTCGGACGACCCCGCCGCGCCGGACGAAATCCGCGACGCGCCCGCGGTAG
- a CDS encoding serine/threonine protein kinase, whose amino-acid sequence MTAGSNEDTAAGPPLERTRVLGGDDSHDLAGTTDGGEHSSSDAPLQRGRLVGRYIVLERLGAGGMGVVYRAFDPDLDRSVALKLVTVDRERGDDERSRLLREAQAMARLAHPNVIPVFDVGIEGQLVFVAMELVDGMTLAQWCRADPRSWREILACFAEAGQGLAAAHAVGLIHRDFKPDNVMVGAQPQPGRSFGRVRVLDFGLARHDGSTANVVIDREASAELLRSSGARKVAIPLEHSMTADGAVMGTPAYMSPEQHLGAEVQASSDQFSFCVALWQALYGAPPFAGDSLVALATNVLQGRLREPPAGTKVPRHVHAALVRGLETDERRRHPSMLALLEALDRDRTLRRRRVAALALGGTALLTAGVIAGSRIGGRIPVESRPAPCTGSEAVIVQTWNDPRRDAIARAFRSTGLTYGPAAAQTVTAAIDDYTAAWIDARTAACTATRVTGEQSEAVMDVRMRCLERRRTELDALLAGLVAADDAAVEHSIDAVHGLARLEQCNAPDEAAPAAPDREAVAITERAEQALAYVASAEALGHFAEARLRLSPWVVTATLVDHPPLTVQIAGWEGALAARLGHPDDAIASYRRAFAAALAADDPRRASELATNLTHEVGFVKADRGGGETWLALGRALVRRSGGDPERAAQLDSAEGSVLVAAGSFEAALVAHGRALTYWSAHAPDGLEVARVLDDIGAALVRLGRYDEAIVNHRRAIAIRTAHYGEQHPIVADSLRELGSALSLAGKLDLAVEPLTQALAATRTSRGPRSIAVATLLDDLGRIARRSGDLELALQRHREALSIWEERLGDPHPDLAISLLNVGYTLVAAGRPGEAVPIDERALAMFEATVGGQHPMIVYAGNALGMSRLAAGDAEGARMALEQALALQGKVEVDPTLFGDTLFALAKARWRLATDARARADARALGEQARALYGTDAAQWQREIDEIDAWLAAPR is encoded by the coding sequence GTGACCGCCGGATCCAACGAAGACACCGCCGCGGGCCCACCACTGGAGCGCACCCGGGTGCTGGGTGGCGACGACTCGCACGACCTCGCCGGCACCACCGACGGCGGCGAGCACTCGTCGAGCGACGCGCCACTGCAGCGCGGTCGGCTGGTCGGGCGCTACATCGTGCTCGAGCGGCTCGGCGCCGGTGGCATGGGCGTGGTCTACCGTGCCTTCGATCCGGACCTCGATCGCAGCGTCGCGCTGAAGCTCGTCACCGTCGATCGCGAACGCGGCGACGACGAGCGCAGCCGGCTGCTGCGCGAAGCCCAGGCGATGGCGCGACTGGCCCATCCCAACGTCATCCCGGTGTTCGACGTCGGCATCGAGGGCCAGCTGGTGTTCGTCGCGATGGAGCTCGTCGACGGCATGACGCTCGCGCAGTGGTGCCGCGCTGACCCCCGCAGCTGGCGCGAGATCCTCGCCTGCTTCGCGGAAGCGGGACAAGGGCTCGCGGCCGCCCACGCGGTCGGCCTCATCCACCGCGACTTCAAGCCCGACAACGTGATGGTCGGCGCGCAGCCGCAGCCGGGCCGGAGCTTCGGCCGCGTGCGGGTGCTCGACTTCGGCCTCGCGCGCCACGATGGCAGCACTGCCAACGTGGTGATCGATCGCGAGGCCAGCGCGGAGCTGCTGCGATCGAGCGGTGCACGCAAGGTCGCCATCCCCCTCGAGCACTCGATGACCGCCGACGGCGCGGTGATGGGCACGCCCGCGTACATGTCGCCCGAGCAACACCTCGGCGCCGAGGTCCAGGCCAGCTCGGATCAGTTCTCGTTCTGCGTCGCGCTATGGCAGGCGCTGTACGGCGCGCCGCCGTTCGCCGGCGACAGCCTGGTCGCGCTGGCGACGAACGTGCTGCAGGGGCGCCTGCGCGAGCCACCCGCGGGCACCAAGGTGCCGCGTCACGTCCACGCCGCGCTCGTGCGGGGGCTCGAGACCGACGAGCGTCGACGGCATCCATCGATGCTCGCGCTGCTCGAGGCGCTCGATCGCGATCGCACGCTGCGACGCCGTCGCGTGGCTGCGCTCGCGCTGGGCGGTACGGCGTTGCTGACCGCCGGCGTGATCGCAGGCAGCCGCATCGGCGGACGCATCCCGGTCGAGAGCAGGCCCGCGCCGTGCACCGGCAGCGAGGCAGTGATCGTGCAGACCTGGAACGACCCTCGCCGCGACGCGATCGCGCGGGCGTTCCGTAGCACCGGGCTCACCTACGGCCCCGCTGCTGCGCAGACCGTGACGGCGGCGATCGACGACTACACCGCGGCGTGGATCGACGCACGCACGGCGGCGTGCACGGCCACCCGCGTCACCGGCGAGCAGAGCGAAGCCGTGATGGATGTGCGCATGCGCTGCCTCGAGCGACGGCGCACCGAGCTGGACGCGCTGCTCGCAGGGCTCGTGGCCGCCGACGATGCCGCCGTCGAGCACTCGATCGACGCAGTGCACGGACTCGCGCGGCTCGAGCAGTGCAACGCGCCCGACGAGGCCGCCCCCGCGGCCCCCGACCGCGAGGCCGTCGCGATCACCGAGCGCGCCGAGCAGGCGCTCGCCTATGTCGCCAGCGCCGAGGCGTTGGGCCACTTCGCCGAGGCGCGCCTGCGACTGTCGCCGTGGGTCGTGACGGCCACGCTCGTGGATCATCCGCCGCTGACGGTGCAGATCGCGGGCTGGGAGGGCGCCCTCGCGGCGCGTCTCGGCCATCCCGACGACGCCATCGCGAGCTACCGCCGCGCGTTCGCGGCAGCACTCGCCGCCGACGATCCGCGACGCGCATCGGAGCTGGCGACGAACCTCACCCACGAGGTCGGCTTCGTGAAGGCCGATCGCGGCGGCGGCGAGACCTGGCTCGCGCTCGGGCGCGCACTGGTGCGCCGCAGCGGGGGCGACCCCGAGCGCGCGGCGCAGCTCGACAGCGCCGAGGGCAGCGTGCTGGTTGCGGCCGGCAGCTTCGAGGCCGCCTTGGTCGCCCACGGCCGTGCGCTGACCTACTGGAGTGCCCACGCCCCCGATGGCCTCGAGGTCGCGCGCGTGCTCGACGACATCGGCGCCGCGCTCGTGCGACTGGGTCGCTACGACGAGGCGATCGTCAACCACCGCCGCGCAATCGCGATCCGCACCGCACACTACGGCGAGCAGCACCCCATCGTCGCCGACTCGCTGCGCGAGCTGGGCAGCGCGCTCAGCCTCGCCGGCAAGCTCGACCTCGCGGTCGAGCCGCTCACGCAGGCGCTCGCGGCCACCCGCACGAGTCGCGGCCCGCGCAGCATCGCGGTCGCGACCTTGCTCGACGACCTCGGTCGCATCGCGCGTCGCAGCGGCGACCTCGAGCTCGCGCTGCAGCGACACCGCGAGGCGCTCTCGATCTGGGAGGAGCGCCTCGGCGATCCCCATCCCGACCTCGCGATCTCGCTGCTCAACGTCGGCTACACCCTGGTCGCAGCTGGGCGCCCCGGCGAGGCGGTGCCGATCGACGAGCGCGCGCTCGCGATGTTCGAGGCCACCGTAGGTGGCCAGCATCCGATGATCGTCTACGCCGGCAACGCGCTCGGCATGTCGCGGCTCGCCGCCGGCGATGCCGAGGGTGCTCGCATGGCGCTCGAGCAGGCGCTTGCGCTGCAGGGCAAGGTCGAAGTCGACCCGACCCTCTTCGGCGACACGCTCTTCGCGTTGGCCAAGGCACGCTGGCGCCTCGCCACCGACGCCCGCGCTCGCGCGGACGCACGAGCACTCGGCGAGCAGGCACGCGCGCTGTACGGCACCGATGCCGCGCAGTGGCAGCGGGAGATCGATGAGATCGACGCGTGGCTCGCCGCTCCACGCTGA
- a CDS encoding DUF2330 domain-containing protein, translated as MRLLGTASVLASSLAVLFSGTEAEACGGTFCDAGPNLDVVDQAAETVVFVRDGAYVEAHIQIAIDPNTDAQKFAWLLPMPAVPEFQVGSQPLFDALLSNTTPLFGTNGPYCGAGDEGGGFIQDPDGSGASVDPEVQTTSVGAFEVTVLQGGTVDGVMTWLGDNGYEQDPAAAPILDSYLADGHVLVAFRLLPSADVGEVHPIVLRYLGDEPCVPLRLTAIAAKDDMAVRVFMLGDERWAPLNYQHVVPNPLRFRWSYSGPEYADVITQAVDAAEGGHGFVTEYAGDSALIDDSALWAATWDADAFVAAAAIDVVHLLNDQQLANCTRNGPCFVGHPVVVGMLRKYLPAPADVAENDFYRCLSCYADQTDFPLWDGPAFANEMRDRVIAPGLHAKDLLGAWPYLTRMFTTISPHEMTLDPTFQPAPDLREVGNVSVATVECVECDADLDAIATLADGRQVYLDDGTWPAFDAGMPYAERIEDIPPKGAPIVVVDNRPLIDDALDAWNDAHECMPPDGTADTGTGGPGGPGGTGGSGIPGDDGGTSGGTQGSDGTAENADTLGRGCSCDAGAPLDPRGGFAALMLLALRRRRRA; from the coding sequence ATGCGACTTCTTGGTACCGCGTCGGTGTTGGCTAGTTCGCTGGCTGTGCTGTTCTCCGGCACCGAGGCCGAGGCCTGCGGCGGCACCTTCTGCGACGCGGGGCCCAACCTCGACGTCGTCGATCAGGCCGCCGAGACCGTGGTGTTCGTGCGCGACGGCGCCTACGTCGAGGCGCACATCCAGATCGCGATCGACCCCAACACCGACGCGCAGAAGTTCGCGTGGCTACTGCCGATGCCCGCGGTGCCGGAGTTCCAGGTCGGCTCGCAGCCGCTGTTCGACGCGCTGCTCTCCAACACCACGCCGCTGTTCGGCACCAACGGGCCCTACTGCGGTGCAGGCGACGAAGGCGGGGGGTTCATCCAAGACCCCGACGGAAGCGGCGCCAGCGTCGATCCCGAGGTCCAGACCACCAGCGTCGGCGCGTTCGAGGTGACGGTGCTGCAAGGCGGCACGGTCGATGGCGTGATGACGTGGCTCGGCGACAACGGCTACGAACAGGACCCCGCAGCCGCGCCCATCCTCGACAGCTACCTCGCCGATGGTCACGTGCTGGTCGCGTTCCGCTTGCTGCCGTCCGCGGACGTGGGCGAGGTGCATCCGATCGTGCTGCGCTACCTCGGCGACGAGCCGTGCGTGCCGCTGCGCCTGACCGCGATCGCGGCGAAGGACGACATGGCCGTGCGGGTGTTCATGCTCGGCGACGAGCGCTGGGCGCCGCTCAACTATCAGCACGTCGTGCCCAACCCGCTGCGCTTCCGCTGGTCCTACAGCGGGCCCGAGTACGCCGACGTCATCACCCAGGCGGTCGATGCCGCCGAGGGCGGACATGGCTTCGTCACCGAGTATGCCGGCGACTCGGCCCTCATCGACGACTCGGCCCTGTGGGCCGCAACCTGGGACGCCGATGCGTTCGTCGCGGCGGCCGCGATCGACGTCGTCCACCTGCTCAACGATCAGCAGCTGGCCAACTGCACCCGCAACGGACCTTGCTTCGTCGGCCACCCGGTGGTGGTGGGCATGCTGCGCAAGTACCTGCCGGCGCCAGCGGACGTGGCCGAGAACGACTTCTACCGCTGCCTGTCGTGTTACGCCGACCAGACCGACTTCCCGCTGTGGGACGGCCCTGCGTTCGCCAACGAGATGCGCGACCGCGTCATCGCGCCCGGCCTGCACGCCAAGGATCTGCTCGGCGCGTGGCCCTACCTCACGCGCATGTTCACGACCATCTCACCCCACGAGATGACGCTCGATCCGACCTTTCAGCCCGCGCCCGATCTGCGGGAGGTCGGCAACGTCTCGGTGGCGACCGTCGAGTGCGTCGAGTGCGACGCGGACCTGGACGCGATCGCGACCCTGGCCGACGGTCGCCAGGTCTACCTCGATGACGGGACGTGGCCCGCCTTCGACGCCGGCATGCCGTACGCGGAGCGCATCGAGGACATCCCGCCCAAGGGCGCGCCGATCGTGGTGGTCGACAATCGCCCGCTCATCGATGACGCGCTCGACGCGTGGAACGACGCGCACGAGTGCATGCCGCCGGACGGCACCGCCGACACCGGCACCGGCGGTCCCGGTGGACCGGGCGGGACGGGTGGCTCGGGCATCCCGGGCGACGATGGCGGCACCAGCGGTGGCACGCAGGGCAGCGACGGCACCGCCGAGAACGCGGACACGCTCGGGCGCGGTTGCTCGTGCGACGCGGGGGCACCGCTCGACCCCCGCGGCGGCTTCGCGGCGTTGATGCTGCTCGCGCTGCGGCGTCGTCGTCGCGCGTGA
- a CDS encoding fasciclin domain-containing protein → MQTNLHAKRRRSARAITSLCAGVTIVSGCYASHTLPLEGERYACQCQWTQLIPHVDWDCDEDGCRPEPCGGTDCFDELVTMGGIRPCTTFEGDPTAVCEAACADPRFAPDVTTETEVLSASYASVGWCSTLDDPPREFFFPEVPADAVRHGHVVAELSTLQLTIDGIGTTAEIHPVDGTPVTIQGGNCDAPPGCELSINDIRVEIAGPVDIAGHTLDGLVLTNVESMVTSARVLPNPAAPDAWDLLADTPEHSELPLQFLAGLDGAENSGPLAWRRPLAAPDDGPGGAFDLRRGSLDPHMTFTGVLRDSVALDDGSTLEVTLDADIYVRFFSGAPVPRMAVVDTGVAMGPLVLDGSGTYDDLGAPASDFRWYLLDGEGNREIIAHGIRAVLPRAVMAELDPDKTRLCLRAADDDGLYDEVCSELAPISDPSVPPPDCRESGTTLTGAWRFGELVEFAGLGGWLASKQGITVLVPSDEAIAAHFGKDGPKDAEAAGEFVLTHVLEGRHSAKDLRQGAVDLSKNLAGLNVTTKPSDVADATELPDVDCWDGGGVTHRVAITLTTP, encoded by the coding sequence ATGCAGACCAACCTTCATGCGAAGCGCCGGCGATCGGCGCGCGCCATCACCTCGCTGTGCGCCGGCGTCACGATTGTCTCCGGTTGCTACGCCTCTCACACGCTCCCGCTGGAGGGCGAGCGCTACGCCTGTCAGTGTCAATGGACTCAGCTGATCCCCCACGTGGACTGGGACTGCGACGAGGACGGCTGCCGACCAGAGCCCTGCGGTGGCACCGACTGCTTCGACGAGCTCGTCACCATGGGCGGGATCCGGCCGTGCACGACCTTCGAGGGCGATCCGACCGCCGTCTGCGAGGCCGCGTGCGCCGATCCCCGCTTCGCCCCCGACGTGACGACCGAGACCGAGGTCCTCTCCGCGTCCTATGCCTCCGTTGGTTGGTGCTCGACCCTCGACGATCCTCCACGCGAGTTCTTCTTTCCCGAGGTACCCGCCGACGCGGTGCGTCACGGCCACGTGGTCGCCGAGCTATCCACGCTCCAGCTGACGATCGACGGCATCGGCACGACCGCCGAGATCCACCCTGTCGATGGCACGCCGGTCACGATCCAGGGCGGCAACTGCGACGCCCCGCCCGGCTGTGAGCTGTCGATCAATGACATCCGCGTCGAGATCGCGGGCCCCGTCGACATCGCCGGTCACACCCTCGATGGCCTGGTGCTCACCAACGTGGAGTCGATGGTCACCAGCGCGCGGGTACTGCCGAATCCTGCCGCACCCGATGCTTGGGACCTGCTGGCGGACACACCCGAGCACAGCGAGCTGCCGCTGCAGTTCCTTGCCGGTCTCGATGGCGCCGAGAACTCGGGTCCCTTGGCGTGGCGGCGCCCGCTGGCCGCCCCCGACGACGGGCCCGGTGGTGCGTTCGATCTTCGTCGTGGCTCGCTCGATCCCCACATGACGTTCACCGGCGTGTTGCGGGACAGTGTCGCGCTCGACGACGGCTCGACGCTCGAGGTGACGCTCGACGCGGACATCTACGTGCGGTTCTTCTCGGGAGCGCCGGTTCCGCGGATGGCAGTGGTCGACACCGGCGTTGCGATGGGACCGCTGGTGCTCGACGGCAGCGGCACCTACGACGACCTCGGCGCACCTGCGAGTGACTTCCGTTGGTACCTGCTCGACGGAGAAGGCAACCGCGAGATCATCGCCCATGGCATTCGCGCTGTGTTGCCACGCGCGGTGATGGCTGAGCTCGATCCCGACAAGACGCGGCTGTGCCTGCGAGCCGCCGACGATGATGGTCTCTACGACGAGGTCTGTTCGGAACTCGCGCCCATCTCCGATCCGAGCGTGCCGCCGCCGGACTGCCGCGAGTCTGGCACCACGCTGACTGGTGCGTGGCGCTTCGGCGAGCTCGTGGAGTTCGCGGGGCTCGGCGGCTGGCTGGCCTCGAAGCAGGGCATCACGGTGCTGGTGCCCTCCGATGAGGCGATCGCGGCGCACTTCGGCAAGGACGGTCCCAAGGACGCCGAAGCGGCCGGCGAGTTCGTGCTCACCCACGTGCTGGAAGGTCGCCACTCTGCAAAGGACCTCCGCCAGGGCGCCGTCGATCTCTCGAAGAACCTCGCGGGCCTCAACGTGACCACCAAGCCCAGCGACGTGGCGGATGCGACCGAGCTTCCCGACGTCGACTGCTGGGACGGCGGCGGCGTCACCCATCGGGTCGCCATCACCCTCACGACGCCGTGA
- a CDS encoding DUF615 domain-containing protein produces the protein MAEHDDPEEPGDSSRASHRETSARMRAIALLANRLIGLKPGVLASVPLTPELDEAVRACQGFTKNARARQLRRIGSLLRATDLAPIEAAMREIETGRGERSRREQSYEHWRVRLLKEGDPAMTAFVRAHPSADVQALRQHVRMAVREPESPRGKGAARELLRAIRALGEGAQASAEPDASTDDDDAT, from the coding sequence GTGGCCGAGCACGACGACCCCGAAGAACCCGGCGACTCGTCGCGTGCGAGTCATCGCGAGACCTCCGCGCGCATGCGAGCGATCGCCTTGCTCGCAAATCGCCTGATCGGACTCAAGCCCGGGGTGCTCGCGAGCGTGCCGCTGACGCCCGAGCTCGACGAGGCCGTGCGCGCGTGCCAGGGCTTCACCAAGAACGCCCGCGCGCGCCAGCTTCGACGCATCGGCTCGCTGCTGCGCGCCACCGACCTGGCACCCATCGAAGCCGCCATGCGGGAGATCGAGACCGGCCGCGGCGAGCGATCGCGTCGCGAGCAGAGCTACGAACACTGGCGCGTGCGGCTGCTGAAGGAGGGCGACCCCGCGATGACGGCGTTCGTGCGCGCGCACCCCAGCGCCGATGTCCAGGCGCTGCGACAGCACGTGCGCATGGCCGTGCGTGAGCCCGAGAGCCCGCGGGGCAAGGGCGCCGCGCGTGAGCTGTTGCGGGCGATCCGTGCGCTCGGCGAGGGCGCGCAGGCCAGCGCCGAGCCGGACGCATCGACCGACGACGACGACGCGACGTGA
- a CDS encoding c-type cytochrome, protein MRVRLTLTVLVAAAVSMSAGGGEPYPRAVPEASPAAVEPLPVADAPWSDAPWSDAWLLSFTDAYLHDGEARRAAVLQSLRNPDNLYGKLRVASYARVDTGWDALPTWNPRTVVLTDAELETLQARGTVRLPDDAAPLWDGETPDTMAQWVALGRRVFFTYPLRPEAAAAHALAVARADAIGLRRDPAAGDGGVVPGVVAFADVDGDTKVGITCALCHTALEDGALVVGRARRELDYGAMRLAWHRDLGDAIDPRLAARLASWGPGRADITEDDDADPVAIPDLWRLRSLRALTQAATIVHDRRDGSATPLVLAIRQETQYIHANGERTRPPRELAWALAMFLYSLDAPPIADAAISAGAGDDARIARGRAVFEAHCLDCHGDEARSGVPVSARRVGTDPALANGTSRGTGLYRPAPLVGVTAAAPYLHDGSVATLDDLFDRARLQPGFARGARGPGAVPGHAYGTKLSAHDRDALVAWLRTQ, encoded by the coding sequence ATGCGAGTGCGCCTCACCCTCACCGTGCTGGTCGCCGCGGCCGTGTCGATGTCCGCGGGCGGCGGCGAGCCCTACCCGCGCGCAGTGCCCGAGGCGTCGCCGGCAGCGGTGGAACCCTTGCCCGTCGCCGACGCCCCGTGGAGCGACGCGCCGTGGAGTGACGCGTGGCTGCTGTCGTTCACCGACGCGTACCTGCACGACGGTGAGGCGCGCCGCGCCGCGGTGCTGCAGTCGCTGCGCAACCCCGACAACCTGTACGGCAAGCTGCGCGTCGCGTCGTATGCCCGCGTCGACACTGGCTGGGACGCGCTGCCGACGTGGAACCCACGAACGGTGGTGCTCACAGACGCCGAGCTCGAGACGCTGCAGGCGCGCGGCACCGTGCGCCTGCCCGACGACGCCGCGCCGCTGTGGGACGGCGAGACGCCCGACACCATGGCGCAGTGGGTCGCGCTCGGGCGCCGCGTGTTCTTCACCTACCCGTTGCGGCCCGAGGCCGCGGCCGCGCACGCGCTCGCGGTGGCCCGTGCCGACGCGATCGGGCTGCGCCGCGATCCCGCCGCCGGTGACGGTGGCGTGGTGCCGGGCGTGGTCGCGTTCGCCGACGTCGACGGCGACACCAAGGTCGGGATCACCTGCGCCCTGTGCCACACCGCGCTCGAGGACGGTGCGCTGGTCGTCGGCCGGGCACGGCGCGAGCTCGACTACGGCGCGATGCGCCTGGCGTGGCACCGTGATCTCGGCGACGCGATCGATCCGCGACTCGCCGCTCGACTCGCGAGCTGGGGCCCCGGCCGCGCCGACATCACCGAGGACGACGACGCCGATCCGGTCGCGATCCCCGATCTGTGGCGATTGCGATCGCTACGAGCCCTGACCCAGGCGGCGACCATCGTCCACGATCGCCGCGACGGCAGCGCCACGCCGCTGGTGCTCGCGATCCGCCAGGAGACCCAGTACATCCACGCCAACGGTGAGCGTACGCGGCCGCCCCGGGAGCTCGCGTGGGCGCTGGCGATGTTCCTGTACTCGCTCGACGCGCCGCCGATCGCCGACGCGGCGATCTCGGCAGGCGCTGGGGACGACGCCCGGATCGCCCGCGGCCGCGCGGTGTTCGAGGCCCACTGCCTCGACTGCCACGGCGACGAGGCCCGCAGCGGCGTGCCCGTGTCGGCGCGGCGTGTCGGCACCGATCCCGCGCTGGCGAACGGCACCTCGCGCGGCACCGGGCTGTACCGACCCGCGCCGCTGGTCGGCGTCACCGCGGCCGCGCCGTACCTGCACGACGGCAGCGTCGCGACGCTCGACGATCTGTTCGACCGCGCGCGCCTGCAGCCCGGGTTCGCCCGCGGCGCTCGGGGCCCTGGTGCGGTGCCCGGCCACGCCTACGGCACGAAGCTCTCCGCGCACGATCGCGACGCACTGGTCGCGTGGCTGCGCACGCAGTGA